In Lycium ferocissimum isolate CSIRO_LF1 chromosome 7, AGI_CSIRO_Lferr_CH_V1, whole genome shotgun sequence, the sequence TAATAAACTGTGAATTAACTTTTGTGTGAAGTACATGTTTTTACTTCTTTTATCAGTttaattaaagaattaaaatgttACTATACCACCTGTCGTGCTACATGAAGATTTTATATAAGCAATTAATATACAAGCTGGTGAGGATCCTATAATAGCACATCAAAGCGCACCGACCAGTTGTTTTTGTGATACGAGATTCGAGAATAGGGACCATGTTGTCTAAGTTTTTCTGCCATATTCCCATAATGGAAGAGTCAAAATCAACATTTTCTCATCATTTCATACAAAGGATCCACAAGATGATACAGCTGTCTAGTACTGTAAGtttcatttgttttcttttttaaatagttGACTGATGTATATTACTATGTGAATTCAGTAAGTTATGCATGTACACATGTGGGTTTGCGTCACTCTCGCCTCTCGGTGTGTACACGCATATAAAATATAGACACATGACTGACACTTCAAAATAAGAATGAAGTtgaactttctttcttctccttgaAAAATTGACTAGTGCTATCTGGTTTAATTCAATAAATTTGAAACTCTTGATACAAATGTCTAAGAGTTCAAAAGTGCTTAGAGAATCATTCGATGTTCAAGGGGGTTAATCGTTTTTACTTTCGACTTGGGAATTGAAAGGGGctgttaattttttaatataccaTGTACCATatcattttttcttgtttggttTGAATAATCCGTAGCATTCTGCAAATTTAACAGCTCTAACGAAAAGCGTAGGAACAAATTTAACTATCCTGAAAGATTATCTGTTATTAGGAATAATCTCTTGTTGAAATATaagtacaaataaaaataaaacactacTCTGGCATTACTATAAGTTCAACTTAAGGTTAGAGAATTATAAATAAGAAACATTTTCAATGACCAAAGAGAGATCTCACGTGAATAGCGtcataagaaaaacaaatatgaaaataacacAATTCAAAATAATTAGGAAGAAAGTTTAGAGAAGGCTcaaatttgagtttttgaaaagaaaataatgatagaaaaagagaaagagagtaCATAAGGAACTGTATGTCAAACTGGTAAGTactcttagtaggcgtttggccatagaaaccaaaaactttttcactttttttggaattttggagttggagttgggaGTTGTGTTTtatcataatttttgaaattgtattttttttgttgaaatgtagttttggttgtgaaaaacttgaaaaacaagtttttcttgtttttcaaattccggAATACaatggaattttcatggccaaacgctgattccagaaaaaagtggaaaaaaaaatcgggaaaaaagtgaataattcttatggctaAACGGGCCCCTACAATTCAATTGCCGTAAAGTTGATCCCTTACGCTATAAATGCACAAGACTTCCAAAATTCAACCTAACAAAGTCATTCCATCTCCGTACATGATCATGTTGCAAAAAAAGTTGGAAGGGAGAACAAGGAAAAGGCAAACAAGTCTGAacaaaaatcaactaaaatatGAATCCTATAATGTTGCTATAGGGGCACAATCTGGTGCTGGCCTTATAGTCACACAACTTGGTAAGTCTCCGTGGCCAACGTTGTTCTTTGAGAATGCTTGGGAGTAGCCCCGCCTCTTAGAGGCAAAATGTTGACAACCtgaaaattttataccaaatCAAAGTTATCAGATAAACAACCAATTCCAGGCTCATGGGTTAATACAAGCTATTGCAGATAACCGAGTATTAGTGAAAAAACTAAACACACCAGTTTTCAAGTACAAAAGGTATCAGCTGACTACCATACTGTGAAGCGACTCTAGGAGAAAAGAGAGGAGTCTTTTGACTCTCGGAGCTTTATCAATATTCGGTAATATCTTTTCCTTACAGCAATAGTACTTCTTTCATAGTAATCCGGGGGAAAATTAGGGGGCTATATTTAGAGTTGATGTTACTTGTATCACCGTCCAGCAAAACAATTGTTGTCTAAATTTCCTATATGCAAGTTCCGTCACACAACTGGAAATTCATACATGATAAACCAGTAAAGACCAACTGCATAGCATCACAACACAGCAAATTCAATCAACACTGCTTTAACAGTTGCTAGGATTGCACCAGTAAAGATCAACAGTTAAgttacttgatcaaaaaaaaaaaaaaaaaaaaaaaaaaacaaacagtTTACTAGGATTGCAACCACAAGAAGAAGACTCTTTCACAGAAATGAACAAGCATAATAGCAGATCAGATATAAGGATTGCATgcaaataaatcaaaattagcaaCAAACATGTAGCAAGAGTATCGATAATCGCCAGACACTAGCTCCCGAATGGTCAGCATAAACTGGGAAAAATTAGAGCCACGCCACCTAAAGGCCAAAATAACTGAGCAATATCACATGGAAGATTAGGAGCAAACCTTGACGTCACTGAAGGTTCTCGAGGCAGTAAAACGTGCAGAAATTGGGAAGAAAGCCGACGGATCGGCTGCTGGAACAACAAATTCTAGTGCTCCACTGCAAAGTTTCCAACTTCCACGTTAGAAAGACAAACAAGCCTTAATGGCTGTGTGCTTCAAAAGGACAAACTTTAACATAAGCTAACCTGCGGTTTGAATTGTCAATGAGAACTACAGACCACTCCAAAACAGAATTTCTGGAATCATACCTGCAATTGGATGgtgaaaaatattaaattatatagACTATTCAACAATAGGTACAGCACAATCCAGCAGTTCCATACAACTTCCCAGTCAAAAAGGTCAGTCAATCATCTATGCCTCAAAAAAGTAATTAGATTATATCTTTGGTCAATTCGTATCAGGTCCTTGTCCAACTATCGACTAGGTCTATGAATAAAGGGATGAAATTACACATTCTGCACTGCATTTTCACTGACTTAACATTTTCCTCGATACTATCATACCAAACAAGTACAACAATATAACTTTAGCTGCAACCAGTGGCCCCACTACCagttaatttttcattttagttTTTACTCAAATTCGCTTAAGCAACTATATGCATGCTAGCAAACAATCTTATTTGATAGTTCTTACATGGTGCAACCAAAATGAAGATAgttcatatttcttcttcaaggAAAGCAAACGGAATTGAAAGCTAGCATCGGAAGGAATAACTAAGTGACATCCATCCCTCCTTTGAAGAGCTACACGATGTGTGAACTTTCCAAACCAatgattctacaaaaattctATCTATAACATGCAACCAAATGAATtaataaacatgaaataacTGCTTTGCTCTGACTGCAGTGATCCAACTGGGCATTTTTAAAAGCAATAAACAAATTAGCATCTTAGAAGTAGCATGGTCTCTGTGCAAAGGCCATTTCAGCTTTGAAAGCCTCTATCATAAGAAGATCTATGTAagattaagttttataatccCATGAGAACTGATAAAAAGGGTGATCATTTGAAACTAGCATAAGTGTAAAAGTTAAGGTTAAAAGATCACCTCCATTCTCCGTCTATCTGTTGTACGTTTGGAGCCTCCCTGAGAGCTGGGAGGGGTACAGAAATTACAACGTTTTGTAGATCAATCTGTGCGGGGGTTTCATACTCAATATTCACATAGGTTTCACTTCCAGAAACTGAAGGCCAGCAGTTAACTGAgacaaaatatttgaaatcaatGATAAAGGATAATATCAATAAACACAGAAGACAGCACAGAGATTTAGAGAAGGGTCAACTGAAATTCACAAAGCTTACTTGTCAAAGGCAAAATTGACTCATCTGTGCTTTGCATTCTCCACCTCAAAAGACTAACACCATCACCACCTTGACCCGTGGGAAATGGCCTGTTGGGATCTTTAAGGCCTAgaatattttcatttgaaaacaACTCCTTGTTCATGTTTGGGTGTGTTTTGAAGAGGATTGCTGGATTACCACTGGTTTCAATCTGAACATATAGTATGGAATGAACAGTAAACTACActatcataaaattcacaagcAAAATGCCTTCTGAGGTCAGATAGACCTCCAAATGCACAGCTAGAGAGTTCAGTTTAGACAAGCATTTCAAATGGAGAGGGACCTAGTTGAATCTTCAGCTTTATTATAAAGGGTGCACACTGGAAATGTTTTACAATTTTTCTTAGAGAAGAAGTCATATGTATTGCAAGGAAGTGCGGGAAAAATCATTAGGTCCTTCTTTATCCTCTTTCAAATTTCAATTGCTTGCCAGTCGCATATCAAATGAGTAGAGCTGGAAACAGTGTTTAGCTGCAGAGGACATAAATGATGAACTCCGATTCACCAAGAACATCTACATGCATagttcattatttatttatttttttgcataGAAAgagaatataaataaaattgttgACGTTGGACATTGACATAGTCTCGACAGACTTTTCCAAGGAACCTCAGTACATGAGATGCTCAGTATacttgaagagagagagaggaccTGCACTTGGATAAACGCATCTTCTTGGTTCAGAATTTGGAGAGACAAAGTACCCTGGACGTCAAAGTTGCTGACACCACCATCACGCTTTAGTGTTACATTAATCTTCTCTTCAACAGTCAACGTGACGGGATCAGTTAGTGGAGCAGCAGCTGGTTTGGCCTGACCAACGGTTGGCCTCACATCCTCGACAATTACTTCACCCTCAGCTTTCAGGGATTCCAGAAATTGGTTGGTCTTCTGTGTTTTACCTAGCTGCATACCAAGACCTTTCGGTGGAGCAGTAGCAGATGCAGCTGGACGACCTGATGCACACAAATGCCATAAGCTACATTCTCATTATTTGGTTCCGCACCAATTTTCTCAAGGTTCTCACAGAGCACCAGCAAATTTGATATTTCA encodes:
- the LOC132064536 gene encoding coatomer subunit delta, with product MVVLAASIISKSGKALVSRQFVDMSRIRIEGYLAAFPKLVGTGKQHTYVETENVRYVYQPIESLYLVLVTNKQSNILEDLETLRLLSKLVPEYCYSLDEEGIGRTAFELIFAFDEVISLGHKESVTVTQVKQYCEMESHEERLHKLVLQSKINETKDVMKRKASEIDKSKIEKNRGEKGGFMSLQSMGSGRIDTGFGSDSGISSTGGSGFGSGSGFGLTPDVDTFSTKSKGRPAASATAPPKGLGMQLGKTQKTNQFLESLKAEGEVIVEDVRPTVGQAKPAAAPLTDPVTLTVEEKINVTLKRDGGVSNFDVQGTLSLQILNQEDAFIQVQIETSGNPAILFKTHPNMNKELFSNENILGLKDPNRPFPTGQGGDGVSLLRWRMQSTDESILPLTINCWPSVSGSETYVNIEYETPAQIDLQNVVISVPLPALREAPNVQQIDGEWRYDSRNSVLEWSVVLIDNSNRSGALEFVVPAADPSAFFPISARFTASRTFSDVKVVNILPLRGGATPKHSQRTTLATETYQVV